The following proteins are encoded in a genomic region of Drosophila miranda strain MSH22 chromosome 4, D.miranda_PacBio2.1, whole genome shotgun sequence:
- the LOC117188789 gene encoding uncharacterized protein LOC117188789, producing the protein MANTKSKISFPSNETMRKLTTTVVRFREASTGGVATTQASTGGQPLIQLLGKSTQPDTEDDDQAGPSAAKRQKTNEENTEKLSYLFCSVCRKKFTDGCAMAPACSHILCEPCLSWLTATIQSPRCPTCNRELRKAFRRLYFA; encoded by the coding sequence ATGGCAAATACGAAAAGCAAGATATCGTTCCCATCGAACGAAACAATGCGCAAACTAACTACTACAGTAGTGAGATTCAGAGAAGCATCGACTGGCGGAGTGGCAACCACACAGGCATCGACTGGCGGACAACCCTTGATTCAGCTACTGGGCAAATCCACTCAACCCGATACTGAAGACGACGATCAAGCTGGACCATCGGCTGCCAAGCGTCAGAAGACCAATGAAGAGAATACAGAGAAGCTGTCCTACCTTTTCTGCAGCGTGTGTCGAAAGAAGTTCACCGATGGTTGCGCCATGGCCCCAGCATGTAGCCATATCCTTTGCGAGCCGTGCCTATCGTGGTTGACGGCGACCATTCAAAGCCCCCGCTGCCCCACATGCAATCGGGAGCTGCGCAAAGCATTTCGGCGCCTTTATTTCGCCTGA
- the LOC117188787 gene encoding uncharacterized protein LOC117188787: MGNTKSKISFPSNETMRKLTTTVVRFREASTGGVATTQASTGGQPLIQLLGKSTQPDTEDDDQAGPSAAKRQKTNEENTEKLSYPFCSVCRKKFTDGCAMAPACSHILCEPCLSWLTATIQSPRCPTCNRELRKAFRRLYFA, translated from the coding sequence ATGGGAAATACGAAAAGCAAGATATCGTTCCCATCGAACGAAACAATGCGCAAACTAACTACTACAGTAGTGAGATTCAGAGAAGCATCGACTGGCGGAGTGGCAACCACACAGGCATCGACTGGCGGACAACCCTTGATTCAGCTACTGGGCAAATCCACTCAACCCGATACTGAAGACGACGATCAAGCTGGACCATCGGCTGCCAAGCGTCAGAAGACCAATGAAGAGAATACAGAGAAGCTGTCCTACCCTTTCTGCAGCGTGTGTCGAAAGAAGTTCACCGATGGTTGCGCCATGGCCCCAGCATGTAGCCATATCCTTTGCGAGCCGTGCCTATCGTGGTTGACGGCGACCATTCAAAGCCCCCGCTGCCCCACATGCAATCGGGAGCTGCGCAAAGCATTTCGGCGCCTTTATTTCGCCTGA
- the LOC117188790 gene encoding uncharacterized protein LOC117188790, with product MGNTKSKISFPSNETMRKLTTTVVRFREASTGGVATTQASTGGQPLIQLLGKSTQPDTEDDDQAGPSAAKRQKTNEENTEKLSYPFCSVVRKKFTDGCAMAPACSHILCEPCLSWLTATIQSPRCPTCNRELRKAFRRLYFA from the coding sequence ATGGGAAATACGAAAAGCAAGATATCGTTCCCATCGAACGAAACAATGCGCAAACTAACTACTACAGTAGTGAGATTCAGAGAAGCATCGACTGGCGGAGTGGCAACCACACAGGCATCGACTGGCGGACAACCCTTGATTCAGCTTCTGGGCAAATCCACTCAACCCGATACTGAAGACGACGATCAAGCTGGACCATCGGCTGCCAAGCGTCAGAAGACCAATGAAGAGAATACAGAGAAGCTGTCCTACCCTTTCTGCAGCGTGGTTCGAAAGAAGTTCACCGATGGTTGCGCCATGGCCCCAGCATGTAGCCATATCCTTTGCGAGCCGTGCCTATCGTGGTTGACGGCGACCATTCAAAGCCCCCGCTGCCCCACATGCAATCGGGAGCTGCGCAAAGCATTTCGGCGCCTTTATTTCGCCTGA